The Saccharothrix variisporea genome has a segment encoding these proteins:
- the acpS gene encoding holo-ACP synthase, with product MRVGVDLARVGELDRLLSRPWFRRYFFSPHELRQADTLAAPRAAEYLTGRFAAKEAVLKVLGHGLFEGVSPHEIELFRQDSGEPAIRLSGGARDAAERLGVASVTVSLAHKGADVVAVAIGVAR from the coding sequence ATGAGGGTCGGGGTCGACCTCGCGCGCGTCGGTGAACTCGACCGGCTGCTGTCCCGGCCGTGGTTCCGCCGGTACTTCTTCTCGCCGCACGAACTGCGGCAGGCCGACACCCTGGCCGCGCCGCGGGCGGCGGAGTACCTCACCGGGCGGTTCGCGGCCAAGGAAGCGGTGCTCAAGGTGCTCGGCCACGGCCTGTTCGAGGGCGTCTCGCCGCACGAGATCGAGCTGTTCCGGCAGGACTCGGGCGAACCCGCGATCCGGCTGTCCGGCGGTGCCCGGGACGCCGCCGAGCGCCTCGGCGTGGCGTCGGTGACGGTGTCCCTCGCCCACAAGGGCGCGGACGTCGTCGCCGTGGCGATCGGGGTGGCGCGGTGA
- a CDS encoding acyl-CoA dehydrogenase family protein: MTADLPDHLRALDAHCVEIAGELREPGLVLDEDPDAITRYLDLPAVRLQEAMLIPPRFAEEAYRVDRHTFPGGSCLSRVVVMDRLAYGDPGVLLAAPGPSLAGAAVQALGSERQQSRFFERFAKEPTWTFFALTEHGRGSAAAELETRLVPTEDGYAVHGAKKYIGTGARAQTGVVFCRRAPGPLGIEAVLVDTPAPGFRGELLPILGLRGVRISELVFDGLAVDPDMVLGSDRRPSRRGFLGARQTLATYRPSLAAMSLGVADAALDYARAARTAVSTADEHRLADLGARVAVARRRVREVAVALDAGRPDRHGTSAVKLTATRLAEEATLLAVDLLGPTALLEHPWLDKTYRDVRAFEFMEGAGDIHRLTVFQGALRDAGGGA, encoded by the coding sequence ATGACCGCTGACCTCCCCGACCACCTGCGCGCGCTGGACGCGCACTGCGTCGAGATCGCCGGCGAGCTCCGCGAACCCGGCCTGGTGCTCGACGAGGACCCGGACGCGATCACCCGCTACCTCGACCTGCCCGCCGTGCGGCTGCAGGAGGCGATGCTGATCCCGCCGCGGTTCGCCGAGGAGGCCTACCGGGTCGACCGGCACACCTTCCCCGGCGGGTCGTGCCTGTCCCGGGTCGTGGTGATGGACCGGCTCGCGTACGGCGACCCGGGCGTGCTCCTCGCGGCACCGGGCCCCAGCCTGGCCGGAGCCGCGGTGCAGGCGCTGGGCAGCGAGCGGCAGCAGAGCCGGTTCTTCGAGCGGTTCGCCAAGGAACCGACCTGGACGTTCTTCGCGCTCACCGAGCACGGGAGGGGTTCGGCGGCGGCCGAGCTGGAGACCCGCCTGGTCCCCACCGAGGACGGGTACGCCGTGCACGGCGCCAAGAAGTACATCGGGACCGGGGCACGGGCGCAGACCGGGGTGGTGTTCTGCCGCCGCGCGCCCGGCCCGCTGGGCATCGAGGCCGTGCTGGTGGACACGCCCGCACCCGGCTTCCGCGGTGAACTGCTGCCGATCCTCGGGTTGCGCGGCGTCCGGATCAGCGAGCTGGTCTTCGACGGGCTGGCGGTCGACCCGGACATGGTCCTGGGGTCCGACCGACGACCCAGTCGCCGCGGTTTCCTCGGCGCCCGGCAGACCCTGGCGACCTACCGGCCCTCGTTGGCCGCCATGTCCCTCGGGGTCGCCGACGCCGCGCTGGACTACGCGCGGGCGGCGCGGACCGCGGTGTCCACCGCCGACGAGCACCGGCTGGCGGACCTCGGGGCCCGGGTGGCCGTGGCCAGGCGACGGGTCCGCGAGGTGGCCGTCGCGCTGGACGCGGGCCGCCCGGACCGGCACGGGACCTCGGCGGTGAAGCTGACCGCGACCAGGCTGGCCGAAGAGGCCACGCTGCTGGCCGTCGACCTGCTCGGGCCGACCGCGCTGCTGGAACACCCGTGGCTGGACAAGACCTACCGGGACGTGCGGGCGTTCGAGTTCATGGAAGGCGCGGGCGACATCCACCGGCTCACGGTGTTCCAGGGCGCCCTGCGCGACGCCGGCGGTGGGGCGTGA
- a CDS encoding terpene synthase family protein, which translates to MTSGLKVELPPRYCPLPPARHPDEAVLAQRTSDWITGFHSLSSHQLDRMRGNDCPGFYGRIMPNAATDRLQLAVDWCTVMFHFDDAHCDEGPPARRLGPLTDLATRITRVLDVPDTPPAGDPLLAPVRDLARRAARWATPTQRRRCVEAHRAWFLAVLWEIGHRAAGSTPRLDDYAHLRQHTAAGAATLSWAEIVDGEEIPERELTAPAVRALTELAFTTAAFDDDLFSYGKELWVAHTEGTSPSGLSLVEVLRREHHLTTGDAIARAVDLCDRLTHRFFALRDRVRPRASAPLRAYLDHLAHLLPGNLDWGLRADRYRNPDGRHPHAVTTSATTTRTPPADTSPPPIPSIRWWWDPDLR; encoded by the coding sequence GTGACGTCCGGCCTGAAGGTGGAGTTGCCGCCGCGCTACTGCCCGCTGCCGCCGGCCCGACACCCCGACGAAGCCGTGCTGGCGCAACGAACCTCCGACTGGATCACCGGGTTCCACTCGCTGTCGTCGCACCAGCTCGACCGGATGCGCGGCAACGACTGCCCCGGCTTCTACGGCCGGATCATGCCGAACGCGGCCACCGACCGCCTGCAACTGGCGGTGGACTGGTGCACCGTGATGTTCCACTTCGACGACGCCCACTGCGACGAAGGCCCACCCGCACGGCGGCTCGGCCCGTTGACCGACCTGGCCACCAGGATCACCCGGGTGCTCGACGTCCCCGACACCCCGCCGGCCGGCGACCCGCTGCTGGCGCCGGTGCGGGACCTCGCGCGCCGCGCCGCGCGGTGGGCCACCCCGACCCAGCGGCGGCGGTGCGTCGAGGCGCACCGGGCGTGGTTCCTGGCCGTGCTGTGGGAGATCGGTCACCGCGCCGCCGGGAGCACACCCCGGCTCGACGACTACGCCCACCTGCGCCAGCACACCGCCGCCGGCGCGGCCACGCTGTCGTGGGCCGAGATCGTGGACGGCGAGGAGATCCCCGAACGCGAGCTCACCGCGCCGGCGGTGCGCGCCCTGACCGAGCTGGCCTTCACCACCGCGGCCTTCGACGACGACCTGTTCTCCTACGGCAAGGAACTGTGGGTCGCGCACACCGAGGGCACCTCGCCGTCCGGGCTGAGCCTGGTGGAGGTCCTGCGCCGGGAACACCACCTCACCACCGGTGACGCCATCGCCCGCGCGGTGGACCTGTGCGACCGGCTCACCCACCGCTTCTTCGCCCTGCGCGACCGGGTCCGGCCGCGGGCGAGCGCACCCCTGCGCGCCTACCTGGACCACCTGGCGCACCTGTTACCCGGCAACCTCGACTGGGGCCTGCGCGCCGACCGCTACCGCAACCCCGACGGCCGCCACCCCCACGCGGTCACCACGTCGGCCACCACCACCCGCACCCCACCCGCCGACACCTCACCGCCGCCGATCCCGTCGATCCGCTGGTGGTGGGACCCGGACCTGCGCTGA
- a CDS encoding helix-turn-helix domain-containing protein → MSAGFGGAGGAEPFGRLLRAHRHRSGLSLAQLAALVHYDRGYISKIETGKRPPSPRFAQACDRVFDTGATFASTAAALESSTRRRHDWARPAQLPAARRDFVGRERLLADLDRALLDGERSPAVPVVVVEGPPGVGKTELAVQWARRSVDRGHFTDGQLYVDLGGASAGPPPADLLADVLVALGVPHPRIPTGVDQRAASFRSLLHDRKVLLVLDDAAHPTQVRPFLPGSPGCAVVVTSRVRLPDLASRLGATTLTVPDLTAAEAVHLVRSIIGDRCTDIDPEAIARLCGYRPLALARAAEHAVTHGPDNALPADIHSGASPARRRSG, encoded by the coding sequence ATGAGTGCGGGGTTCGGCGGCGCGGGCGGCGCGGAACCGTTCGGCCGATTGCTCAGGGCGCACCGCCACCGGTCGGGCCTGTCCCTGGCGCAACTGGCCGCCCTGGTCCACTACGACCGCGGGTACATCAGCAAGATCGAGACCGGCAAGCGACCGCCGTCGCCGCGCTTCGCCCAGGCCTGCGACCGGGTCTTCGACACCGGCGCCACCTTCGCCTCGACGGCGGCGGCCCTGGAGTCCTCCACCCGGCGGCGGCACGACTGGGCGAGGCCCGCCCAACTGCCCGCGGCGAGGCGGGACTTCGTCGGGCGCGAGCGCTTGCTGGCCGACCTGGACCGGGCGCTCCTGGACGGCGAGCGGTCACCGGCCGTGCCCGTGGTGGTCGTCGAGGGTCCGCCGGGCGTCGGGAAGACCGAGCTGGCCGTCCAGTGGGCACGACGCAGCGTGGACCGCGGGCACTTCACCGACGGGCAGCTGTACGTCGACCTGGGCGGCGCGAGCGCCGGACCGCCGCCCGCGGACCTGCTGGCCGACGTGCTGGTCGCGCTGGGGGTCCCCCACCCCCGGATCCCGACCGGCGTGGACCAGCGGGCCGCCTCGTTCCGCTCGCTCCTGCACGACCGGAAGGTGCTGCTGGTCCTGGACGACGCCGCACACCCGACCCAGGTCCGCCCCTTCCTGCCCGGTTCGCCGGGCTGCGCGGTGGTGGTCACCAGCCGGGTCCGACTGCCCGACCTGGCCTCCCGCCTGGGCGCGACGACCCTCACGGTGCCGGACCTGACCGCCGCCGAAGCCGTGCACCTGGTCCGCTCGATCATCGGCGACCGGTGCACCGACATCGACCCGGAGGCCATCGCGCGCCTGTGCGGCTACCGACCACTGGCACTGGCGCGGGCAGCCGAACACGCGGTCACCCACGGACCGGACAACGCCCTGCCCGCCGACATCCACTCGGGGGCGTCACCGGCCCGCAGGCGTTCGGGCTGA
- a CDS encoding carbamoyltransferase family protein, whose product MSEAGGVPEVVLGYSGFDGTAEFKRAHFPDLTDGEARLCQGLDAAAALLVDGRLVAAVQQERYSGLKYDHAFPADAIRACLSIAGLSITDVDQVRHGFDYGLAKVLSLGDERSRRRYDEVYRPERQTALLHRHFPELSGLDVRPVRHHDAHALTAAVPSGFEEALVVVVDGMGELHAVTVYRWAGGTLTRLAALDFRSSLGLFYSVMTMHLGYWPNSDEYKVMAMAASGDAERFAGTMREAVVLRADGRFDIPLLQRNHDPVSKETFAGSRRWLAEQGCPPADGEIGQVHFDLAAAGQRRLEEALFHLVGHWVARTGLRRVAFAGGVALNCVAIGKLAASDLVDGVYVQPAAGDEGTAVGAALLGADLPRAAEHYPVSTFLGPDVDSDRVPAHSYFTVEVDDVEAVAARLLAKGLVVGWAQGRLEFGPRALGNRSILADPRRRETRDRVNAAVKFREGFRPLAPIVKAECATRYFRIPAGTNMRHMTIAVPVRPERADEIAAVVHDDGTARVQVVHAAEQPRLWRVLDEFERLTGVGTLINTSLNVKGQPTARSASEAFRTFDESRLDVLVVGGVVHAKEWAVSDVLAATARTPAPAA is encoded by the coding sequence GTGAGCGAAGCCGGCGGCGTACCCGAGGTCGTCCTGGGTTACAGCGGGTTCGACGGCACCGCGGAGTTCAAGCGGGCCCACTTCCCCGACCTCACCGACGGCGAGGCCCGGCTGTGCCAGGGCCTGGACGCCGCGGCCGCGCTCCTGGTGGACGGGCGGCTGGTCGCCGCGGTCCAGCAGGAGCGGTACTCGGGCCTGAAGTACGACCACGCCTTCCCCGCCGACGCGATCCGGGCGTGCCTCTCCATCGCGGGCCTGTCGATCACCGACGTGGACCAGGTGCGGCACGGCTTCGACTACGGCCTGGCCAAGGTGCTCTCGCTGGGCGACGAGCGCAGCCGGCGGCGCTACGACGAGGTGTACCGCCCGGAGCGGCAGACCGCGTTGCTGCACCGGCACTTCCCGGAGCTGTCCGGCCTCGACGTGCGGCCGGTGCGCCACCACGACGCGCACGCGCTGACCGCCGCCGTCCCGAGCGGGTTCGAGGAGGCGCTCGTCGTCGTGGTCGACGGCATGGGGGAACTGCACGCGGTGACCGTGTACCGGTGGGCCGGCGGCACGCTGACCCGCCTGGCCGCCCTGGACTTCCGCAGCAGCCTGGGCCTGTTCTACTCGGTGATGACCATGCACCTCGGCTACTGGCCCAACAGCGACGAGTACAAGGTGATGGCGATGGCCGCCTCCGGTGACGCCGAGCGGTTCGCCGGCACCATGCGGGAGGCCGTCGTGCTCCGCGCCGACGGCCGCTTCGACATCCCGTTGCTGCAGCGCAACCACGACCCGGTGAGCAAGGAGACCTTCGCCGGGAGCAGGCGGTGGCTGGCCGAGCAGGGCTGCCCGCCGGCGGACGGGGAGATCGGCCAGGTGCACTTCGACCTGGCCGCGGCGGGCCAGCGGCGGCTGGAAGAGGCGTTGTTCCACCTGGTGGGGCACTGGGTCGCCCGGACCGGGCTGCGCCGCGTGGCGTTCGCCGGCGGGGTGGCGCTCAACTGCGTGGCCATCGGCAAGCTCGCCGCGTCGGACCTGGTGGACGGTGTGTACGTGCAGCCCGCCGCCGGCGACGAGGGCACGGCGGTCGGCGCCGCGCTGCTGGGCGCGGACCTGCCGCGCGCCGCCGAGCACTACCCGGTGAGCACGTTCCTGGGGCCGGACGTGGACTCCGACCGCGTGCCCGCGCACTCCTACTTCACCGTCGAGGTGGACGACGTGGAGGCGGTCGCCGCGCGCCTGCTGGCCAAGGGCCTGGTCGTGGGCTGGGCGCAGGGGCGGCTGGAGTTCGGGCCGCGCGCGTTGGGCAACCGCAGCATCCTGGCCGACCCGCGCCGGCGGGAGACCCGGGACCGGGTGAACGCGGCGGTGAAGTTCCGGGAGGGGTTCCGGCCGCTGGCGCCCATCGTGAAAGCCGAGTGCGCGACGCGGTACTTCCGCATCCCGGCGGGCACGAACATGCGGCACATGACCATCGCGGTGCCCGTGCGCCCGGAACGCGCCGACGAGATCGCCGCCGTGGTGCACGACGACGGCACCGCGCGGGTGCAGGTCGTCCACGCCGCCGAGCAGCCGCGCCTGTGGCGGGTGCTCGACGAGTTCGAGCGGCTGACCGGGGTGGGCACGCTGATCAACACCTCGCTGAACGTGAAGGGCCAGCCGACGGCCCGGTCGGCGAGCGAGGCGTTCCGCACCTTCGACGAGTCCCGGCTGGACGTGCTGGTCGTCGGCGGGGTCGTGCACGCCAAGGAGTGGGCGGTGTCGGACGTGCTGGCGGCGACGGCGCGGACACCCGCCCCCGCGGCGTAG
- a CDS encoding MATE family efflux transporter, which produces MTATAVEGASLTGRARRMAVGLAAMTTAGTLLQVAVTAFLGHLGGDALYLRSVYVPFGFVSMAVGEGIAIATQVSASALRRQGDTARIGGVLVLMTVLGVGGFAGLALVVLAGSGPLEAFLAVPAERRDDVRVFLVAVLAANGLTMPPVLAGAALRGTGRATAAAHLAVAATVMTLGAVLATHRLWGLGAMSVPVGLAAGSVPLAVLGGVVLRRGGVVFRWPADPGPALRLLRQVALPVAGSFLVLSGASLGYLWLIRDAGVAGVTGFGLGQTVQLFLIVPAIAIGSAVAITVTLHGGAARANAFRMVLRLALPTYAGIAGAVYLCREPLVDLLTADAAVREVAVDYLGFVGPSLWALGVTLALLTYLEQAGRAVAALVLNVTFFAAVLAVGAALPDPLPAHSLVVLLALANVVGCGCVLLSTRALLRGPEVVAA; this is translated from the coding sequence GTGACGGCCACCGCCGTCGAGGGGGCGTCGCTGACCGGCCGGGCGCGGCGGATGGCGGTCGGCCTGGCCGCGATGACCACCGCGGGCACCCTGCTCCAGGTGGCCGTGACGGCGTTCCTCGGCCACCTCGGCGGAGACGCGCTGTACCTGCGCTCGGTGTACGTGCCGTTCGGGTTCGTCAGCATGGCGGTCGGCGAGGGCATCGCGATCGCCACGCAGGTGTCGGCGTCGGCGCTGCGCCGGCAGGGCGACACCGCGCGGATCGGTGGCGTGCTGGTGCTGATGACCGTGCTCGGCGTCGGTGGCTTCGCCGGGCTCGCGCTGGTCGTGCTCGCGGGCTCCGGGCCGCTGGAGGCGTTCCTGGCGGTGCCGGCGGAGCGGCGGGACGACGTGCGGGTGTTCCTCGTGGCGGTGCTCGCGGCCAACGGTCTGACCATGCCGCCCGTGCTCGCCGGCGCGGCGCTGCGCGGGACGGGCCGGGCCACCGCCGCCGCTCACCTGGCCGTCGCCGCCACCGTGATGACCCTCGGCGCGGTCCTCGCGACGCACCGGCTGTGGGGCCTGGGCGCGATGAGCGTCCCGGTCGGGCTCGCGGCGGGCTCCGTGCCGCTCGCGGTCCTCGGCGGGGTGGTCCTGCGCCGGGGCGGGGTGGTGTTCCGGTGGCCCGCGGACCCGGGCCCCGCGCTGCGCCTGCTGCGCCAGGTGGCGCTGCCGGTGGCCGGGTCGTTCCTGGTGCTGTCCGGCGCCTCGCTGGGCTACCTGTGGCTGATCCGCGACGCCGGCGTGGCCGGGGTGACCGGTTTCGGGCTCGGCCAGACCGTGCAGCTGTTCCTCATCGTCCCCGCGATCGCGATCGGCTCCGCGGTCGCGATCACGGTGACGCTGCACGGCGGCGCCGCGCGCGCGAACGCCTTCCGCATGGTGCTGCGGCTGGCCCTGCCGACCTACGCGGGCATCGCGGGCGCGGTCTACCTGTGCCGCGAACCGCTGGTGGACCTGCTGACCGCCGACGCCGCCGTGCGCGAGGTCGCCGTCGACTACCTGGGTTTCGTCGGGCCGTCCCTGTGGGCGCTGGGCGTCACCCTCGCCCTGCTCACCTACCTCGAGCAGGCCGGGCGGGCGGTGGCGGCGCTCGTGCTCAACGTGACGTTCTTCGCCGCCGTCCTGGCGGTCGGCGCGGCCCTCCCGGACCCGCTGCCCGCGCACTCGCTGGTCGTGCTGCTGGCCCTGGCCAACGTCGTCGGCTGCGGTTGCGTCCTGCTCAGCACCCGGGCGCTGCTGCGCGGACCCGAGGTGGTGGCGGCATGA
- a CDS encoding cytochrome P450, whose protein sequence is MTTGRDDPDLLANLRAPNAEHDGVFWHGDRLMVFDADAASGVNAENFADLTLPDRFVDRIRGRRSAAVSWRQVRSLWLSQLRVLSGEDHLRALADRMAAVLDGRRDQHVDFAWLAHEVTFRSLVPVVLDGLSTSDLAWLDRDAIAKLTRLDAGPGGQTRRQRWQAVVAQLHTGRVVRKEIRRRARGGRTRTDLTQPVVDRLLPALGPDRALEAVTTVLTAIAGPPGAVAGCLAYELARRPEWVAALTEEFTAVPVEQLYRTGTRSAPTAHQFVKEVLRMWSAPLLMTRSARVPLTVRGNRLGVGRHYLVSPYLVNHDERHWPDPDTFDPHRWSTEAARRPPGGHHYVPFGWAPTACIGAGLGTIQLVLLTHLLCTRFRLEPRTPDSARVTLSAVPRPLDFDGWVRLR, encoded by the coding sequence ATGACGACCGGTCGCGACGACCCGGACCTGCTGGCGAACCTGCGTGCCCCCAACGCCGAGCACGACGGGGTGTTCTGGCACGGCGACCGGCTGATGGTGTTCGACGCCGACGCGGCGAGCGGGGTCAACGCCGAGAACTTCGCGGACCTGACGCTGCCCGACCGGTTCGTCGACCGGATCCGCGGTCGCCGCAGCGCGGCGGTGTCGTGGCGGCAGGTGCGTTCGCTGTGGCTGTCCCAGCTGCGGGTGCTCAGCGGCGAGGACCACCTGCGTGCACTGGCCGACCGCATGGCCGCGGTGCTGGACGGCCGCCGCGACCAGCACGTGGATTTCGCATGGCTGGCACACGAGGTGACGTTCCGCTCCCTGGTGCCCGTGGTGCTCGACGGACTGTCCACTTCGGACCTCGCCTGGCTGGACCGCGACGCGATCGCGAAGCTGACCCGCCTGGACGCGGGCCCCGGTGGTCAGACCCGCCGGCAGCGGTGGCAGGCCGTCGTCGCCCAACTGCACACCGGTCGGGTCGTGCGCAAGGAGATCCGCCGCCGGGCGCGCGGCGGGCGCACCCGCACCGACCTCACCCAGCCCGTCGTGGACCGGTTGCTGCCCGCGCTGGGCCCCGACCGGGCGTTGGAGGCCGTGACGACGGTCCTGACCGCGATCGCCGGGCCACCGGGCGCGGTCGCCGGCTGCCTGGCGTACGAACTGGCGAGACGCCCCGAGTGGGTGGCCGCCCTGACGGAGGAGTTCACGGCCGTTCCCGTCGAGCAGCTCTACCGGACCGGCACCCGGTCCGCCCCGACCGCGCACCAGTTCGTGAAGGAAGTCCTGCGGATGTGGTCGGCACCGCTGCTGATGACCCGCAGCGCGCGGGTCCCGCTGACGGTGCGCGGCAACCGGCTCGGGGTGGGCCGGCACTACCTGGTGAGCCCCTACCTGGTCAACCACGACGAGCGGCACTGGCCGGACCCCGACACGTTCGACCCGCACCGGTGGTCGACCGAGGCGGCCCGACGTCCGCCGGGAGGTCACCACTACGTGCCGTTCGGGTGGGCTCCCACCGCGTGCATCGGCGCGGGGCTGGGGACCATCCAGTTGGTGCTGCTGACCCACCTGCTGTGCACCCGCTTCCGCTTGGAGCCGCGCACCCCCGACTCCGCCCGGGTCACCCTGAGCGCGGTACCGCGGCCCCTGGACTTCGACGGGTGGGTGCGCCTCCGGTGA
- a CDS encoding phthiocerol/phthiodiolone dimycocerosyl transferase family protein — MGRPLSAVEEFVARTGTPVVLGATVHGPLDTDALARAVRRLSDYHPVLTHRITRKGNRHHLTPAADQPPPRLRHTDEPSDTPFAPGDPLLRATLTPHPDGTHRLVLALHHAISDGVSALSVISSLWRTYTALVTGTPEPARPPTEEPLPATDDLLARRHRPLAVAAWLAQQAVHMALHRAARLPNRPTSPPEPGAHLHTTELTTTQAHRLYRTAREHGTTPNALLCAIVLLAARTRLATSDRPARLSLGVTIDLRRCATIPAHHLVTATSFVPITTRVAPDHTPTALAASIDRQFTQARATAHAERQAVALRYLLHAPTPIPYTMMLTNMATHPFRLTLPPDIHLTDTFGYAPPPGPLPAVFITRVNRTLALHLATPRAWFTADQATRLAHALTRQLTAVLADSRR; from the coding sequence ATGGGCCGACCTCTGTCTGCGGTCGAGGAATTCGTGGCGCGCACCGGCACCCCCGTGGTCCTGGGTGCCACCGTCCACGGCCCGCTCGACACCGACGCGCTCGCACGAGCCGTACGACGGCTGAGCGACTACCACCCCGTGCTCACGCACCGCATCACCCGCAAGGGAAACCGCCACCACCTGACCCCTGCCGCCGACCAGCCACCGCCGCGGCTGCGGCACACCGACGAGCCGTCCGACACGCCCTTCGCCCCGGGCGACCCACTGCTGCGCGCCACCCTGACGCCCCACCCCGACGGCACGCACCGACTGGTCCTGGCCCTCCACCACGCCATCAGCGACGGCGTCTCCGCCCTGTCCGTGATCTCCTCGCTGTGGCGGACCTACACCGCACTGGTGACCGGCACCCCGGAACCCGCCCGACCGCCCACCGAGGAACCGCTCCCCGCCACCGACGACCTGCTGGCCCGACGCCACCGACCGCTCGCAGTCGCCGCCTGGCTGGCCCAACAGGCCGTCCACATGGCACTGCACCGCGCCGCCCGACTGCCGAACCGACCGACCTCACCACCCGAGCCCGGCGCGCACCTGCACACCACCGAACTCACCACCACCCAGGCCCACCGGCTCTACCGCACCGCCCGGGAGCACGGCACCACACCGAACGCACTGCTGTGCGCGATCGTCCTGCTGGCCGCCCGAACCCGACTCGCGACCTCCGACCGACCGGCACGCCTGTCCCTGGGCGTCACGATCGACCTGCGCCGTTGCGCCACCATCCCCGCCCACCACCTGGTCACCGCCACGTCGTTCGTCCCGATCACCACCCGGGTCGCCCCCGACCACACCCCCACCGCACTCGCCGCCTCGATCGACCGCCAGTTCACCCAGGCCCGCGCCACCGCGCACGCCGAACGCCAAGCCGTAGCCCTCCGCTACCTGCTCCACGCGCCGACCCCGATCCCGTACACGATGATGCTCACCAACATGGCCACCCACCCGTTCCGCCTGACCCTCCCGCCCGACATCCACCTGACCGACACGTTCGGCTACGCCCCACCCCCGGGCCCCCTCCCGGCCGTCTTCATCACCCGCGTGAACCGCACCCTCGCCCTCCACCTGGCCACGCCCCGAGCCTGGTTCACCGCCGACCAGGCCACCCGACTCGCCCACGCGCTGACACGACAACTCACGGCGGTGCTCGCCGACTCCCGCCGGTGA
- a CDS encoding cytochrome P450, whose amino-acid sequence MDELETLDDLRARHGPIFRRGPGVLYVSEPAEAKAVLANTGSRYREHSDFFQTSKGVLGPRSTQQEIGRVARTLLRDHWVARSDRLAAIVERGIGPDSRWPDAGNLLLYTCFRDVLAPEGELRGLVDQVVRHAVLAGARDRRSVLSRAVLRRRVRRGLVVELSRRRTRGVRTPRDLLDVLAAAAPEGTVPAQLAEVYLSFLFAVTGSTGFLLGWSVYLLGTEPGAGGDLAGVVREALRLWPVAWNFGRFPAEPHRLAGTEVTTSDEVVVCGYLVHRDSRFWPDPTAFRPDRWSGGLPPGAAEAYIPFGWGAHTCVAAGFAMTVVEDVLRLLPPFERWRVEAHRHRPHVAAALAPPDFTLRTNGARESGRR is encoded by the coding sequence GTGGACGAACTGGAGACGCTCGACGATCTCCGCGCCCGTCACGGGCCGATCTTCCGACGCGGGCCGGGCGTGCTCTACGTGAGCGAACCGGCCGAGGCCAAGGCAGTCCTCGCCAACACCGGGTCGCGCTACCGGGAGCACTCCGACTTCTTCCAGACCAGCAAGGGCGTCTTGGGTCCGCGTTCGACGCAACAGGAGATCGGCCGGGTGGCGCGCACCCTGCTGCGGGACCACTGGGTCGCCCGGTCGGACCGGCTGGCGGCGATCGTCGAGCGCGGGATCGGGCCGGACAGCCGCTGGCCGGATGCGGGAAACCTGTTGCTCTACACGTGTTTCCGCGACGTGTTGGCGCCGGAGGGCGAACTGCGCGGGTTGGTCGACCAGGTGGTCCGGCACGCGGTCCTGGCCGGCGCGCGGGACCGGCGGTCGGTGCTGTCCCGGGCCGTGCTGCGGCGCAGGGTCCGCCGTGGGTTGGTCGTGGAGCTGTCACGCCGGCGCACGCGGGGTGTGAGGACACCGCGCGACCTGCTGGACGTCCTCGCCGCCGCCGCGCCCGAAGGCACGGTGCCGGCGCAACTGGCCGAGGTGTACCTGTCGTTCCTGTTCGCGGTCACGGGCTCGACGGGGTTCCTGTTGGGCTGGTCGGTGTACCTGCTCGGCACCGAACCCGGCGCGGGCGGCGACCTGGCCGGCGTCGTGCGCGAGGCGTTGCGGCTGTGGCCGGTGGCCTGGAACTTCGGCCGCTTCCCCGCCGAACCCCACCGCCTGGCCGGGACCGAGGTCACGACCTCCGACGAGGTGGTGGTGTGCGGCTACCTCGTGCACCGGGACAGCCGCTTCTGGCCCGACCCGACCGCGTTCCGACCGGACCGCTGGTCGGGTGGCCTGCCGCCGGGTGCCGCGGAGGCGTACATCCCGTTCGGCTGGGGCGCCCACACCTGCGTGGCGGCGGGCTTCGCCATGACCGTGGTCGAGGACGTCCTCCGGCTGCTGCCGCCGTTCGAGCGGTGGCGGGTCGAGGCCCACCGGCACCGGCCGCACGTCGCGGCCGCGCTCGCGCCGCCGGACTTCACCCTGCGCACGAACGGTGCGCGCGAGAGCGGAAGGAGGTGA